From one bacterium genomic stretch:
- a CDS encoding CvpA family protein — translation MVFNLIALLGVLGFVFIGTKKGFLKELMALLGLGAALVISTGKLDFVAEEVAAAIDASPITIAVISYIIVLGLIYAIFKVVAKILEKLVSVQQLGERDKWGGAIVGAIRGWLIVGTALFVSILLPLPRTYFEMMDKSMLATSAAKTIQVIYDTSEPLHKTWPTFVEKVEETLMTVPEKKKADTTKRKVRKSPEKQAKEALALQDALDRVYYFYGEAEEF, via the coding sequence ATGGTATTTAATCTGATCGCGCTTCTGGGCGTGTTGGGCTTTGTGTTCATCGGCACAAAGAAGGGATTCCTCAAAGAGCTTATGGCACTGCTGGGGTTGGGCGCTGCGCTGGTGATCTCAACCGGCAAGCTAGATTTCGTCGCCGAAGAGGTCGCGGCCGCAATCGACGCCTCGCCGATTACAATTGCCGTGATCTCGTACATCATTGTGCTCGGTTTGATTTATGCCATTTTCAAAGTCGTTGCCAAAATCCTCGAAAAACTCGTCTCAGTTCAGCAGCTCGGCGAACGCGACAAATGGGGCGGCGCGATTGTCGGCGCCATTCGCGGCTGGCTGATAGTCGGTACCGCGCTGTTCGTGTCAATTCTGCTTCCGTTGCCGCGTACGTACTTCGAGATGATGGACAAATCAATGCTGGCGACCTCTGCCGCAAAGACGATTCAGGTGATTTATGACACTTCCGAGCCGTTGCACAAGACCTGGCCGACCTTTGTCGAAAAAGTCGAAGAAACCCTGATGACCGTCCCCGAAAAGAAAAAAGCTGACACCACCAAACGCAAGGTGCGCAAATCGCCCGAGAAGCAAGCCAAAGAAGCGCTCGCCTTGCAAGACGCCCTTGACCGCGTCTACTATTTCTACGGAGAAGCGGAAGAGTTTTAG
- the rpe gene encoding ribulose-phosphate 3-epimerase, which produces MTIVAPSILAADFTRLGDQLRDVEAAGVDWLHCDVMDGHFVPNLSFGPFIIKQVNGISNLPLDVHLMISNPEKYVDAYLDAGADYLTVHGEVIKHDTEILQEIRRKGAKAGISLNPDAPIEDYFPLFAHIDLFLVMSVYAGFGGQKFIGDVLSKVRTAVEWRNKHGYKYLISIDGGINLDSAPLAKAAGVDVLVAGTALFKAPDMASFVNHLK; this is translated from the coding sequence ATGACAATTGTTGCACCATCGATACTCGCCGCCGATTTTACGCGCTTGGGCGATCAGCTCCGCGATGTCGAAGCCGCCGGCGTCGACTGGCTGCATTGCGATGTCATGGATGGCCACTTCGTGCCGAACCTGAGTTTCGGCCCGTTCATCATCAAACAGGTCAATGGCATCTCCAATCTGCCCCTTGATGTCCACCTCATGATCTCCAACCCCGAGAAGTATGTCGATGCCTACCTCGATGCCGGCGCCGACTATCTCACCGTCCACGGTGAAGTCATCAAACACGACACCGAGATTCTCCAGGAAATCCGCCGCAAAGGCGCCAAAGCCGGTATCTCGCTCAATCCAGACGCCCCGATCGAGGACTATTTCCCGCTCTTTGCACATATCGACTTGTTCCTGGTGATGTCCGTCTATGCCGGATTTGGCGGGCAGAAATTCATCGGCGACGTGCTCAGCAAGGTCCGAACGGCTGTCGAATGGCGCAACAAGCACGGCTACAAATACCTGATCTCCATCGATGGCGGCATCAATTTGGATTCTGCACCGCTCGCCAAGGCGGCAGGCGTAGATGTTTTGGTCGCCGGTACCGCCTTGTTCAAGGCGCCGGATATGGCGTCGTTTGTCAATCATCTCAAGTAG
- a CDS encoding PASTA domain-containing protein yields the protein MQPLRNYVRPALLYIGVPAIAFLTIFIFVNSLIMPVVTRHAEEFPLPAFVGKTEFEAEDLSAKFDVSLEIAGREFSSDKPEGIILTQVPEAGTMIKSGRSVKIVVSAGLRVAEIPDVFGLPLAQANIALQKSGFAAGDIYWVRVDSLAKNTAIETIPSKGTLLPLGSKVSIAVNQGNETDVVTMPSLLGLPLERARERLEDLGLVLDEIKRKKEDRYLPNTVLEQKPERNEQVMRGEKVKLTVSKTD from the coding sequence ATGCAGCCACTCCGCAACTATGTTCGCCCCGCGTTGCTCTACATCGGCGTGCCGGCTATCGCCTTCCTTACGATATTCATCTTCGTGAACAGTCTCATCATGCCTGTTGTTACCCGCCATGCAGAGGAGTTTCCCTTGCCTGCTTTCGTCGGCAAGACGGAATTCGAAGCTGAAGATTTGTCTGCGAAATTCGACGTTTCGCTCGAAATCGCCGGACGCGAGTTTTCCTCGGACAAACCGGAAGGAATAATCCTCACCCAGGTTCCCGAAGCAGGCACCATGATCAAATCGGGTCGCAGCGTCAAAATCGTCGTATCCGCCGGATTGCGCGTTGCCGAGATTCCCGATGTTTTTGGACTCCCGTTGGCGCAGGCAAATATCGCTCTGCAGAAGTCAGGCTTCGCGGCAGGGGACATCTACTGGGTGCGGGTCGATTCGCTCGCCAAGAATACTGCTATCGAAACGATTCCTTCCAAGGGCACACTTCTGCCGCTTGGCAGCAAGGTCTCGATTGCCGTCAATCAAGGCAACGAAACCGACGTCGTTACGATGCCATCATTATTGGGTCTGCCGCTGGAGAGGGCGCGTGAACGACTCGAAGATCTCGGTCTTGTCCTGGATGAAATCAAGCGCAAAAAGGAAGACCGCTACCTTCCAAACACAGTACTCGAACAGAAACCCGAGCGCAACGAGCAAGTAATGCGCGGCGAAAAGGTCAAACTGACTGTGTCGAAAACGGATTAG
- the rsmB gene encoding 16S rRNA (cytosine(967)-C(5))-methyltransferase RsmB, which translates to MSELNLNPREEAYRVLMIARRDPESLQHELAQLKQKNFRGRFDLNLGIYLVSGTIKMQKRLDLILSQYLRKKLSSHSDSLITVLRLGCFQLLPECNIPHYAAVNETVNLAKKYTPGAEAMVNAVLKNIAQNIEKLSFDELRADMLNYLTQFYSYPIWFVKELLSIYPETVVEKFLRNGNEAQPLQVRLNNDPELIRKYLAKLQQINMRFKQGKFLKNFIHILSDTNPTQLPQFDDGEYIIQNEASGLVVELLNPLPGDVVLDLCAAPGGKTTDIAMRIGSDSKVTAVDISEPRLNLLRENLQRLKLENVLPVKADGAKFTSGKYNKILVDAPCSGTGVFRKFPEGRWITTAEDIARYSAMQIGLLKNAAPLLLPGGAIVYSTCSVLKAENEMIIEQFLKEMPEFQVIIPEAFKIKDVVGEDNFMRTYPGLKYLDNIFAAYLTRK; encoded by the coding sequence ATGAGCGAACTGAATTTGAACCCGCGCGAAGAGGCATATCGTGTCCTCATGATCGCGCGCCGCGATCCCGAATCTCTCCAACACGAGCTGGCGCAGCTCAAGCAGAAGAATTTTCGTGGTCGCTTTGATCTAAACCTCGGAATCTATCTGGTCTCCGGCACGATCAAGATGCAGAAACGTCTGGATCTGATTTTGTCGCAGTACCTGCGCAAGAAATTATCTTCGCATTCGGATTCGCTGATTACGGTCCTGCGGCTGGGCTGTTTCCAGTTGTTGCCGGAATGCAATATCCCGCACTATGCGGCGGTCAATGAGACAGTAAATCTTGCGAAGAAGTACACGCCAGGCGCCGAGGCGATGGTCAATGCCGTGCTCAAAAACATCGCACAGAATATCGAGAAGCTCTCGTTCGACGAATTGCGCGCCGACATGCTGAACTATCTGACGCAGTTCTATTCGTATCCAATCTGGTTCGTGAAAGAGCTGCTCAGCATTTATCCCGAGACTGTCGTCGAGAAATTTCTCCGCAACGGCAACGAAGCTCAACCTTTGCAGGTTCGACTCAACAATGACCCTGAGTTGATCCGCAAGTATCTCGCCAAGTTACAGCAGATCAACATGCGCTTCAAGCAAGGCAAGTTCCTTAAGAACTTTATCCATATCTTGTCCGATACCAACCCGACGCAACTGCCGCAGTTCGATGATGGGGAATACATCATTCAGAATGAGGCTTCCGGTCTGGTGGTCGAACTGCTCAATCCGCTTCCGGGTGATGTTGTGCTTGACCTCTGCGCCGCTCCCGGTGGAAAGACCACCGACATCGCCATGCGAATTGGCAGTGACAGCAAAGTCACCGCAGTCGATATCTCAGAACCGCGCCTCAATCTCTTGCGTGAGAATCTTCAGCGTTTGAAGCTGGAGAATGTCTTGCCAGTCAAAGCTGACGGCGCCAAATTCACCTCCGGCAAGTACAACAAGATACTTGTCGATGCGCCCTGCTCCGGCACCGGCGTATTTCGCAAGTTCCCCGAAGGGCGCTGGATTACCACCGCCGAGGACATTGCCCGCTATTCGGCGATGCAGATTGGCCTGTTGAAAAACGCCGCACCACTGCTTCTGCCTGGTGGTGCAATTGTCTATTCGACCTGCTCGGTACTCAAAGCCGAGAACGAAATGATCATTGAGCAGTTCTTGAAGGAGATGCCTGAATTCCAAGTCATCATTCCTGAAGCCTTCAAGATCAAAGACGTGGTCGGCGAGGACAATTTCATGCGCACTTATCCGGGACTCAAATACCTCGATAACATCTTTGCGGCATACTTGACCCGCAAGTAG
- a CDS encoding DUF2344 domain-containing protein, protein MNNKALLDAEFFPHVIRPARYIGNEWGAVRPRSEAVAVRLALCVPEKYDRAMGYAELHRVYVALNSSTTISCERAFIPDNDAAALLRQKSIPLFTLESFTPLGDCDWIHFLIPDALSYNGMLSALKLAHIPLRASERNASHPIITASGIKRLNPEPIAEFLDAFVVGDLDAEAASIAAVVSQGSVYDRPTMLNQLSQIAGIYLPALSSQNNPVRARRVDSAQKLRNIAPVMAFEEVANDRLCVTLPSSFDVPRLVDAIVTAQQETGYDEIALSANLTIGIKNFDQFINSLGQRLRDRHVAIVLPPLPVNQHALDYVRAVTYGEKQGLRFDLKSGSERLREAHGHFTAFEQFYQILANAFSGGWKSVRLDFQLGLPEETDRDISDMIDVIRNCESVRREYGDKTHLVISLSPFAPLPFSEWQWDAAINPDEYKRRCDMVQRGARGRNIQYKIREAESAYLLSSLSRADRSFTSAVIAMSEIEASTENFGEDRNLENWRQTLTASGIDIEESVSARPLGSPLPWDHIEYDTAREQLLRSRQNAFPASESRKTSGGFKLGDLILSKPELAEQILTPVQAAPTGSFGRRPKRVLSEPAPMIVPRSRIRLQWTKDESVRYVGHLATMRMFERAIRRANMPVAYSQGYHQRPKLSFGPPLSLGYSSRCEFLDIQLDTPFQESMIDRLNEVLPEGFHVLLGKPVFGKAASVSSLINLACYEVQIGPEIAISDEKTFAVLAQPSILVRRIKNEEINEIDVRNSILNIELRQGMGVHHLYMELALGNRGFVRPDEILSTCFGLSSQEILPLKICRTALMVSTGGSRLSPFEVSS, encoded by the coding sequence ATGAATAACAAGGCCCTTCTGGATGCCGAATTTTTCCCCCACGTAATTCGCCCGGCAAGATATATCGGAAACGAATGGGGAGCGGTGCGTCCGCGCAGCGAGGCTGTTGCGGTGCGCCTGGCTCTTTGTGTGCCCGAGAAGTACGATCGCGCTATGGGCTACGCCGAATTGCATCGCGTGTATGTTGCGCTAAACAGTTCGACAACGATCAGTTGCGAACGTGCCTTCATACCGGACAATGATGCTGCCGCGTTACTGCGTCAGAAAAGTATCCCATTATTTACACTCGAATCATTCACTCCGCTGGGCGACTGCGACTGGATACATTTCTTAATTCCAGATGCGCTGTCATACAACGGCATGCTCTCCGCGCTGAAGCTCGCACACATCCCGCTGCGCGCAAGTGAGCGCAACGCGTCGCATCCAATCATCACGGCGTCGGGGATCAAGAGGTTAAATCCTGAGCCGATTGCCGAATTTCTCGACGCGTTTGTTGTCGGTGATCTGGACGCTGAAGCGGCTTCCATTGCCGCGGTAGTTAGCCAAGGCTCGGTCTATGACCGTCCGACGATGTTGAATCAACTGTCGCAGATTGCCGGCATTTATCTGCCCGCGCTCTCAAGTCAGAACAATCCGGTTCGCGCACGACGCGTGGATTCAGCGCAGAAGCTCCGAAACATCGCTCCGGTTATGGCGTTCGAAGAAGTCGCCAATGACCGCTTGTGTGTGACCTTGCCATCGTCTTTCGATGTGCCGCGTTTGGTTGATGCGATTGTCACAGCACAGCAGGAAACCGGCTATGATGAGATTGCCCTGTCGGCAAATCTCACGATCGGCATTAAGAATTTCGATCAATTCATCAACAGTCTCGGCCAGCGTCTGCGCGACCGTCATGTCGCAATCGTGCTCCCGCCACTGCCGGTGAATCAGCATGCGCTTGATTACGTTCGCGCGGTTACTTATGGCGAAAAGCAGGGACTCCGCTTTGATCTTAAGTCCGGCTCCGAACGTCTCCGCGAGGCGCATGGTCATTTCACAGCCTTCGAACAATTCTATCAGATATTGGCTAATGCTTTCTCCGGTGGATGGAAATCGGTCCGACTTGATTTTCAACTGGGATTGCCGGAAGAAACCGACCGCGACATCAGCGACATGATCGACGTGATCCGCAATTGCGAGAGCGTTCGCCGCGAGTACGGGGACAAGACGCATCTTGTGATTTCTCTGTCGCCATTTGCGCCATTGCCGTTTTCAGAATGGCAGTGGGATGCAGCCATCAATCCCGACGAATACAAACGCCGTTGCGACATGGTCCAGCGCGGCGCTCGTGGGCGCAACATCCAATACAAAATTCGCGAAGCTGAATCCGCCTATCTTCTGTCGTCCCTTTCTCGCGCTGACCGCAGTTTTACGTCCGCGGTGATTGCGATGTCTGAGATAGAAGCTTCAACCGAGAATTTTGGTGAAGACCGCAACTTGGAAAACTGGCGACAGACGTTAACGGCGAGCGGAATCGACATCGAGGAATCAGTCTCAGCCCGGCCGTTGGGTTCGCCACTGCCGTGGGATCATATTGAATATGACACAGCGCGCGAGCAATTACTCCGGTCACGCCAAAACGCTTTTCCGGCATCGGAATCGCGCAAAACGTCAGGTGGATTCAAGCTCGGTGATTTGATCTTGTCCAAGCCGGAACTGGCTGAACAAATTCTCACACCGGTACAGGCAGCTCCGACCGGAAGTTTCGGTCGCAGACCAAAACGGGTTCTCTCAGAACCGGCGCCGATGATAGTTCCTCGCAGTCGCATTCGTCTGCAATGGACCAAGGACGAGTCCGTGCGTTATGTCGGGCATCTCGCAACAATGAGGATGTTTGAACGTGCCATTCGCCGCGCCAACATGCCGGTGGCCTATTCTCAAGGTTATCATCAGCGCCCGAAATTGTCCTTTGGACCGCCACTTTCGCTGGGCTATTCCTCGCGCTGTGAGTTTTTGGACATTCAGCTCGACACACCGTTTCAGGAGTCGATGATTGACCGTCTCAACGAGGTTTTGCCGGAAGGATTTCACGTTCTCTTGGGCAAGCCCGTCTTTGGCAAGGCGGCCTCGGTATCGAGCCTGATCAATCTGGCTTGTTATGAGGTTCAAATTGGTCCAGAAATTGCCATTTCTGACGAAAAAACCTTCGCGGTTCTTGCACAACCGTCGATATTAGTAAGACGAATTAAGAACGAAGAGATAAATGAAATTGACGTGCGTAACTCCATATTAAACATTGAACTTCGCCAAGGTATGGGCGTACACCATTTGTATATGGAATTGGCACTTGGAAATCGGGGGTTCGTCCGTCCTGATGAAATTCTCTCCACCTGTTTCGGCCTCTCGTCACAGGAAATTTTACCTTTGAAAATCTGTCGTACAGCGTTAATGGTATCAACAGGTGGAAGCCGCCTAAGTCCCTTTGAGGTCAGCTCATGA